A single window of Armatimonadota bacterium DNA harbors:
- a CDS encoding tryptophan 2,3-dioxygenase family protein, giving the protein MEARIKPLTYGSYIRTDDLLSLQTRLSGAHDELQFIIVHQVFELWFKLLLFELESVREALNRDEPRGAVRLLRRVAEICRVMTGGFDVLETMRPWDFLEFRSRLRPASGFQSRQFREVEFLSGLKDPRYLRSFEGEPEDWKVLRRRLEEPSVWDAFVGLLCRRGLTTSPEAELLHTLIRIHREPALLDLDELCEALLDYDEAFSLWRHRHVLMVERMIGARPGTGQEDVQRTVGSSEGSYFTGVDYLRATLSKRFFPLLWKARTFVEREE; this is encoded by the coding sequence ATGGAAGCGCGGATCAAGCCGCTCACCTACGGTTCGTACATTCGGACGGACGACCTGCTCTCCCTCCAGACACGCCTCAGTGGCGCGCACGATGAGCTGCAGTTCATCATCGTCCACCAAGTATTCGAGCTGTGGTTCAAGCTCCTGCTCTTCGAGCTGGAGTCCGTACGGGAGGCCCTGAACCGGGATGAGCCGCGGGGGGCCGTGCGCCTGTTGCGGCGGGTGGCGGAGATCTGCCGGGTCATGACGGGGGGATTTGACGTGCTGGAGACCATGCGGCCCTGGGACTTCCTGGAGTTCCGGTCGCGTCTACGGCCGGCAAGCGGCTTCCAGAGTCGGCAGTTCCGGGAGGTGGAGTTCCTCTCGGGCCTGAAGGATCCCCGGTACCTCCGGAGCTTCGAGGGGGAGCCCGAGGACTGGAAGGTGCTCCGGCGACGACTGGAGGAGCCTAGCGTATGGGACGCCTTCGTGGGCCTGCTGTGCCGTCGGGGCCTTACGACCTCCCCCGAGGCGGAACTGCTCCACACCCTCATCCGCATCCATCGGGAGCCCGCGCTCCTGGACCTGGACGAGCTGTGCGAGGCTCTCCTGGACTACGACGAGGCCTTCTCCCTGTGGCGACACCGCCACGTACTCATGGTGGAACGGATGATCGGGGCCCGGCCCGGGACAGGACAGGAGGACGTCCAGCGGACCGTGGGATCCTCCGAGGGGAGCTACTTCACCGGGGTGGACTACCTGCGGGCCACCCTCTCCAAGCGGTTCTTCCCCCTCCTGTGGAAGGCCCGCACCTTCGTGGAGCGGGAGGAATGA
- a CDS encoding aminotransferase class V-fold PLP-dependent enzyme: MRDPLLRWREEFPILTRTTYLVSHSMGAMPRSAWMWVERYLRAWEERGVLAWEEWETSLREHADRIAALLRAPAGSVVLHQNVSTLFGVLLSALVRPRGRTKVVATDLNFPSLLYALQMHGDLGVRLHLVRSPDGITVPPEAWEEAVDPDTLAVVVDHGIFRSGFLQDVGAIAAMAHRCGAWVIVDAYQTAGCVPIDVQAWGADVVLGGSHKWLCGGPGAAWMYVRPDRIPELRPRVVGWFSHRTPFAFELQVDLAPDARRFLTGTPGISGLFAARAGLEVVLEVGVEAIREKSVRLTQRMIERADELGLRVRTPRDPARRGGMVVVDFPGAEQVAQQLVRRGILVDYRPQAGIRMSAHFYTHPDEVERVFEAIQERVARMVSSPHPGEG, encoded by the coding sequence ATGAGGGATCCGCTGCTGCGTTGGCGGGAGGAGTTCCCCATCCTGACCCGCACCACCTACCTGGTCTCCCACTCCATGGGGGCCATGCCCCGGTCCGCCTGGATGTGGGTGGAGCGGTACCTCCGGGCGTGGGAGGAGCGGGGCGTGCTGGCCTGGGAGGAATGGGAGACATCCCTGCGCGAGCACGCGGACCGGATCGCGGCCCTCCTCCGGGCTCCCGCGGGAAGCGTGGTGCTGCACCAAAACGTCTCCACCCTGTTTGGCGTCCTCCTCTCGGCCTTGGTACGGCCGCGCGGCCGTACCAAGGTGGTGGCCACGGATCTCAACTTTCCCTCCCTGCTCTACGCGCTCCAGATGCACGGGGACCTCGGCGTGCGCCTCCACCTCGTCCGCAGCCCGGACGGGATCACCGTTCCCCCGGAAGCGTGGGAGGAAGCGGTGGATCCGGACACCCTCGCGGTGGTGGTGGACCACGGGATCTTCCGATCGGGGTTCCTGCAGGACGTGGGAGCTATCGCGGCGATGGCCCACCGGTGCGGGGCCTGGGTCATCGTGGACGCCTACCAAACCGCAGGCTGCGTACCCATCGATGTGCAAGCCTGGGGCGCGGATGTGGTGCTGGGGGGTTCCCACAAGTGGCTGTGCGGGGGGCCGGGGGCCGCGTGGATGTACGTGCGCCCCGATCGGATCCCGGAGCTGCGGCCGCGGGTGGTGGGATGGTTCAGCCACCGGACGCCGTTTGCCTTCGAGCTCCAGGTGGACCTGGCACCGGATGCCAGGCGCTTCCTGACAGGGACGCCCGGGATCTCCGGGCTGTTCGCGGCGCGGGCAGGGCTGGAGGTGGTGCTGGAGGTGGGGGTGGAGGCCATCCGGGAGAAGTCCGTGCGACTCACCCAGCGCATGATCGAGCGGGCGGACGAGCTCGGGCTTCGAGTCCGTACCCCGCGGGACCCTGCACGGCGGGGCGGGATGGTGGTGGTGGATTTTCCCGGTGCGGAACAGGTGGCCCAACAGCTCGTGCGCCGGGGCATCCTCGTGGACTACCGGCCGCAGGCCGGCATCCGGATGTCCGCCCACTTCTACACCCATCCCGATGAGGTAGAGCGCGTCTTCGAAGCGATCCAGGAGCGAGTAGCCCGAATGGTGTCGTCGCCTCATCCCGGCGAGGGATGA
- the folP gene encoding dihydropteroate synthase, which yields MGRILRLRDVTLDLGRRIYVVGILNLTSDSFYARARHPELDDALTRAHEMAEEGADLLEVGGESARPGPPVPPSEEIRRVVPAIARIREEVRLPVIVETTKFEVAREALRAGAVAINDVSGLADPRLADLAAEFGAGLVIMHRRGLHKIPHPDLRYGDVVAEVRGFLARKAEFARSRGIPRDGILLDPGFSFDKQPHHDVTLLLRLPELLALGYPVYLATSRKNYLRDLLQLPPEELLEATAAAVVLGIERGARVIRTHDVRFMVRIARTMEALLDLAQAVQVDVPAAE from the coding sequence ATGGGACGCATCCTTCGGCTGCGGGACGTCACCCTCGATCTCGGGCGACGGATCTATGTGGTTGGAATTCTCAACCTGACCTCGGACTCCTTCTACGCCCGAGCACGCCACCCCGAACTCGACGACGCGCTGACCCGTGCCCACGAGATGGCGGAAGAGGGTGCGGATCTCCTCGAGGTGGGCGGGGAATCGGCCCGGCCCGGACCTCCCGTCCCCCCTTCCGAGGAGATCCGGCGGGTCGTTCCCGCGATCGCCCGCATCCGGGAGGAGGTCCGGCTTCCCGTGATCGTGGAGACCACGAAGTTCGAGGTGGCCCGGGAGGCCCTTCGGGCGGGGGCGGTGGCCATCAACGACGTGAGCGGCCTGGCAGACCCCCGCCTGGCGGATCTCGCCGCGGAGTTCGGCGCAGGACTGGTGATCATGCACCGGCGCGGCCTCCACAAGATCCCGCACCCGGACCTCCGGTACGGGGATGTGGTGGCCGAGGTTCGAGGGTTCCTCGCGCGGAAAGCGGAGTTCGCGCGCTCGCGAGGGATCCCCCGGGATGGGATCCTCCTGGATCCGGGCTTCAGTTTCGACAAGCAGCCCCACCACGATGTGACCCTCCTCCTGCGCCTGCCCGAGCTCCTCGCGCTCGGGTACCCTGTGTACCTGGCCACCTCTCGGAAGAACTACCTGCGCGATCTCCTCCAGCTTCCCCCCGAGGAGCTGCTCGAGGCCACCGCGGCCGCGGTGGTCCTGGGCATCGAACGGGGAGCCCGGGTGATCCGGACGCATGATGTCCGCTTCATGGTTCGGATCGCCCGCACCATGGAGGCACTCCTGGATCTAGCCCAGGCCGTCCAGGTGGATGTCCCAGCCGCGGAGTAA
- a CDS encoding iron ABC transporter permease, translating into MDLSARPWGCRHLALGTLIAYLGLSLGAGVALGSVRVPFGAAVRALLQGPEGVAPEVYAIVVELRVPRVLLAAAVGGALASSGATYQALFRNELADPYVIGVSAGAALGAVAALSAGAGGPTVPVTAFLGALATVAVAFRIARRGGGIRMEDLLLAGLALSALLTAATSLLLLSSGTPQQALTWLLGGFGGRGWLHLGHVLPFLILGYVLVQARWRELNLLLLSEEEARALGVDVTRARRWLVGGATLMSAASASVAGLIGFVGLLVPHLVRRLMGPDHRFVLPGSALAGAALLVDADLVARTAASPTEIPVGVITAFLGVPFFLWLLRRGIDG; encoded by the coding sequence GTGGACCTCAGTGCAAGACCCTGGGGGTGCAGGCACCTGGCGCTTGGAACCCTGATCGCTTACCTGGGGCTGAGCCTCGGGGCGGGGGTCGCTCTGGGCTCTGTCCGGGTGCCCTTCGGAGCCGCGGTGCGGGCTCTCCTTCAGGGGCCGGAGGGTGTTGCCCCGGAGGTGTACGCCATCGTCGTGGAGCTTCGGGTTCCCCGGGTCCTGCTGGCGGCTGCGGTGGGGGGGGCTCTGGCCTCCAGCGGCGCCACCTACCAGGCCCTCTTCCGGAACGAGCTGGCGGATCCCTACGTGATCGGGGTCAGCGCGGGCGCCGCCCTCGGAGCCGTGGCCGCGCTCTCCGCGGGGGCGGGCGGTCCCACCGTGCCGGTCACCGCGTTCCTGGGAGCTCTCGCTACGGTCGCCGTGGCCTTCCGCATTGCCCGTCGCGGCGGGGGGATCCGCATGGAGGATCTGTTGCTGGCGGGCTTGGCCCTCAGTGCCCTCCTGACCGCGGCCACTTCCCTCCTCCTGCTCTCCTCCGGCACCCCGCAGCAGGCCCTGACCTGGCTTCTGGGCGGGTTCGGCGGGCGGGGTTGGCTCCACCTGGGCCACGTCCTTCCTTTCCTGATCTTGGGGTACGTTCTGGTCCAGGCCCGGTGGCGGGAGCTGAACCTGCTGCTCCTATCCGAGGAAGAGGCGCGGGCCCTGGGTGTGGACGTCACCCGCGCCCGGCGGTGGCTGGTGGGAGGAGCTACCCTCATGAGCGCGGCCTCGGCGTCCGTCGCGGGCCTCATCGGGTTCGTGGGGCTTCTGGTTCCGCACCTGGTGCGGCGTCTCATGGGCCCGGACCACCGGTTTGTGCTCCCAGGCTCGGCCTTGGCGGGGGCCGCGCTACTGGTGGATGCGGACCTCGTTGCCCGCACCGCCGCATCCCCCACGGAGATCCCCGTGGGTGTGATCACGGCCTTCCTCGGGGTTCCGTTCTTCCTGTGGTTACTGCGGCGGGGGATCGATGGATAA
- a CDS encoding ABC transporter permease, with protein MRGRRWLGWAAGVLLAAAVVPLLGRVGLSPVSLLETGLLAMTPLALAAVGECLNEKAGLVNIGLEAIFLITATAGVWFAELGRSGYVGLLGGMMAGALLGLGLGAVSVYGRADQIIAGIGLNVFALGFVPFLLISLWAFPGVHVFPNELMVPRLRTPIGQVSPVTLGAVAAAVLAHLLLHRTVLGFRIRAAGERPEAVDVAGLRVDRLRLLTATVGGALAGLGGAFLPLSWFGALVKEISAGRGFIALACVVFAGLEPLMALGAALLFGLADGFASAVAVTPGVKERVPFYFVSMIPYALTLAVVAAVIGRRRFPSTVGRPYVRK; from the coding sequence GTGAGGGGTCGCAGGTGGCTTGGGTGGGCGGCAGGGGTTCTGCTGGCAGCCGCCGTGGTGCCTCTGCTGGGACGGGTGGGGCTTTCTCCGGTTTCCCTGCTGGAGACGGGGCTACTGGCGATGACACCTCTCGCGCTGGCCGCGGTGGGGGAGTGCCTCAACGAGAAGGCAGGCCTCGTGAACATTGGGCTGGAGGCCATCTTCCTGATCACCGCCACGGCGGGCGTGTGGTTCGCGGAGCTGGGCCGGAGCGGGTATGTGGGCCTGCTGGGAGGGATGATGGCCGGGGCACTCCTGGGTCTGGGACTGGGCGCGGTGAGCGTGTACGGAAGGGCGGATCAGATCATCGCGGGGATCGGTCTGAACGTGTTCGCCCTCGGCTTCGTGCCGTTCCTGCTCATCAGCCTGTGGGCGTTTCCGGGTGTCCATGTGTTCCCCAACGAGCTCATGGTGCCACGGCTGCGCACGCCCATAGGCCAGGTGAGCCCCGTGACTCTGGGCGCGGTTGCAGCGGCGGTACTGGCGCACCTGCTGCTCCACCGCACCGTGCTGGGCTTTCGCATCCGCGCGGCCGGGGAACGGCCCGAGGCGGTGGACGTGGCTGGCCTGCGGGTGGACCGTCTGCGGCTTCTGACCGCCACGGTGGGAGGGGCCCTGGCAGGGCTGGGAGGGGCTTTTCTGCCCCTCAGTTGGTTCGGAGCCCTGGTGAAGGAGATCTCCGCGGGCAGAGGCTTCATCGCCCTCGCATGCGTGGTGTTTGCGGGACTGGAGCCGCTGATGGCGCTGGGAGCCGCCCTGCTGTTCGGGCTTGCGGACGGGTTCGCCAGTGCGGTGGCGGTGACTCCAGGGGTGAAAGAGCGGGTACCGTTCTACTTCGTGTCCATGATCCCGTATGCCCTGACCCTGGCTGTGGTGGCGGCGGTCATCGGCCGCAGGCGCTTCCCCAGCACCGTGGGCCGGCCCTATGTCCGGAAGTAA
- a CDS encoding ABC transporter permease: MRIPRGLRPLAESLAAVFLGFMAGGVLVWAFGHSPLAVYRALLVGAFGSREDLLETLAFATPLLLTALTFAVGVRAGLFNIGAEGQVYLGAVGAAFVAGSLPLPPGVHLLMATLAGMTAGALWALVPAVLKAWRGVHEVISTIMCNWIALYLSMYLAIHFLAEPGRAERTIPALPTARYPVLSEESTLTAVLFVAVGFALLVYAVLWGTRMGYELRLAGENPDAARYAGVRPERVVVLSLAIGGTAAGLAGASQVIGRPPAWSLYATLGNVATLGFDGIGVALVGRNHPLGAVLAAILFGALTQGGRLMEYEVGVLSELVRALNGIVVFAMAVPELWNLVRGRLIR, translated from the coding sequence ATGCGGATACCGCGCGGGCTCCGTCCCCTCGCTGAATCCCTGGCCGCGGTTTTTCTGGGATTCATGGCCGGGGGTGTTCTCGTCTGGGCGTTCGGGCACTCCCCCCTGGCGGTCTATCGGGCTTTGCTGGTGGGCGCCTTCGGCAGCCGGGAGGACCTGCTGGAGACCCTGGCCTTCGCCACACCCCTTTTGCTCACCGCCCTCACCTTCGCGGTAGGGGTACGCGCAGGGCTGTTCAACATTGGGGCCGAGGGACAGGTGTATCTGGGTGCCGTAGGCGCTGCCTTCGTGGCCGGCAGCCTCCCCCTGCCGCCGGGTGTGCACCTGCTTATGGCCACCTTGGCGGGCATGACCGCAGGGGCCCTGTGGGCCCTTGTTCCCGCGGTGCTCAAGGCGTGGCGAGGGGTGCACGAGGTGATCTCCACCATCATGTGCAACTGGATCGCCCTGTACCTCTCCATGTACCTAGCGATCCACTTCCTAGCGGAACCCGGCCGCGCGGAGCGCACCATCCCTGCGCTCCCTACCGCCCGCTACCCCGTGTTGAGCGAGGAGAGCACCCTCACCGCGGTGCTGTTCGTGGCCGTGGGATTTGCTCTCCTGGTATACGCGGTCCTGTGGGGCACCCGGATGGGGTACGAGCTGCGGCTCGCGGGGGAGAATCCGGACGCGGCACGGTACGCGGGCGTGCGGCCCGAGCGGGTGGTGGTGCTGAGCCTCGCCATCGGGGGAACGGCCGCGGGTCTCGCGGGTGCGAGCCAGGTCATCGGCCGTCCCCCCGCATGGTCCCTGTACGCCACCCTGGGCAACGTGGCCACCCTGGGCTTCGACGGCATCGGGGTGGCGCTGGTGGGCCGCAACCATCCCTTGGGCGCGGTGCTGGCCGCGATCCTGTTCGGCGCCCTCACCCAGGGTGGTCGCCTCATGGAGTACGAGGTGGGGGTGCTGAGTGAGCTGGTGCGGGCCCTCAACGGCATCGTGGTGTTCGCCATGGCCGTCCCCGAGCTGTGGAACCTGGTACGCGGGAGGCTTATCCGGTGA
- a CDS encoding ABC transporter ATP-binding protein, producing MRGIHKVYPDGTTALRGVDFQLHAGEIVGLLGENGAGKTTLMKILSGLLRPTRGEILVDGRAVQFRNPKDALRYGIGMVHQAFTLVPPFTALQNVLLGQEGVGIFRPPPEEVARERIERLLEETGLSLPLDVPVESLPIGVQQRVEICKALYRGTSVLILDEPTSALTPGEVEELFRFLRRLREGGTAIVLITHKLREVLELTDRVVVLRQGVVAGELPTLGATPEKLAELMVGQPTASHVRRTPRAPGRPVLVVRGLRVRNDQGRVAVHDLSFEVREGEIFGIAGVEGNGQSELVQALTGLRPVEAGEIRLADQEIPRQDPLALYRLGLAHVPEDRARFGLALGFDLVENSILGRQREPRFAGFLGRLNRSAILRHAQELVRRFHVVAPDLATPVRSLSGGNQQRLLVGRELSKEPRLVVAMHPTRGLDVASTGYIRELLVQMRDAGRAVLLVSADLDEVLELSDRLGVLYEGRLLGVGPTEAFSREAIGLLMGGVVQADPDADTARAPSPR from the coding sequence ATGCGTGGGATCCACAAGGTATACCCGGATGGGACCACGGCCCTGAGGGGTGTGGACTTTCAGCTCCACGCGGGGGAGATCGTGGGCCTGCTGGGGGAGAACGGAGCGGGCAAGACCACCCTCATGAAAATCCTCTCGGGGCTGCTGCGGCCCACCCGAGGGGAAATCCTGGTGGACGGCCGGGCCGTGCAGTTCCGCAACCCCAAGGACGCTCTCCGGTACGGCATCGGCATGGTGCACCAGGCGTTCACCCTGGTCCCGCCCTTCACCGCCCTGCAAAACGTCCTGTTGGGCCAGGAGGGAGTGGGAATTTTCCGCCCGCCCCCCGAGGAGGTGGCCCGGGAACGGATCGAACGGCTGCTGGAGGAAACCGGGCTGAGCCTTCCCCTGGACGTTCCCGTGGAGTCCCTCCCCATCGGCGTGCAGCAGCGGGTGGAGATCTGCAAGGCCCTGTACCGCGGTACCTCCGTGTTGATCCTGGACGAGCCCACCTCCGCCCTCACGCCCGGAGAGGTGGAGGAGCTCTTCCGGTTCCTGCGCAGGCTGCGGGAGGGTGGAACGGCCATCGTGCTCATCACCCACAAGCTTCGGGAGGTGTTGGAGCTCACCGACCGGGTGGTGGTGCTCCGCCAGGGGGTGGTGGCCGGGGAACTCCCCACGCTCGGGGCAACTCCGGAGAAGCTGGCGGAGCTGATGGTCGGTCAACCGACCGCCTCCCACGTGCGGCGCACGCCCAGAGCCCCCGGCAGGCCCGTGCTCGTGGTGAGGGGATTACGGGTCCGCAATGACCAGGGTCGGGTGGCGGTGCACGATCTGTCCTTCGAGGTACGGGAGGGCGAGATCTTCGGCATCGCCGGGGTGGAAGGGAATGGCCAGAGCGAGCTGGTGCAGGCCCTCACGGGGCTGCGGCCTGTGGAGGCAGGGGAAATCCGGCTGGCAGACCAGGAAATTCCCCGTCAGGATCCCCTCGCCCTGTACCGCCTGGGGCTTGCGCACGTGCCGGAGGATCGGGCGCGGTTCGGACTCGCCCTGGGCTTCGATCTCGTGGAGAACAGCATCCTGGGCCGGCAGCGGGAACCCCGATTTGCCGGCTTCCTGGGACGACTGAACCGCTCCGCCATCCTCCGTCACGCCCAGGAGCTGGTGCGACGCTTTCACGTGGTGGCCCCGGATCTCGCCACTCCGGTCCGCAGTCTGAGCGGCGGCAACCAACAGCGCCTGCTGGTAGGACGGGAACTCAGCAAGGAGCCAAGACTGGTGGTGGCCATGCATCCCACCCGGGGGCTGGACGTGGCCTCCACCGGGTACATCCGGGAGCTCTTGGTCCAGATGCGCGACGCAGGACGAGCGGTGCTGCTGGTGTCCGCGGACCTGGACGAGGTCCTGGAGCTCAGCGATCGCCTCGGGGTGCTGTACGAGGGGAGGCTCCTCGGGGTGGGTCCCACTGAAGCCTTCTCCCGGGAGGCCATCGGACTCCTGATGGGAGGAGTCGTACAGGCGGATCCTGATGCGGATACCGCGCGGGCTCCGTCCCCTCGCTGA
- a CDS encoding BMP family ABC transporter substrate-binding protein yields MWSRIVLALAVAAALMAHGAGTDAAPGPFKIAVVSDVGGRGDLSFNDMAFKGGEDAERDFGVRMVELVSKVEADYVPNLTRAARDPNVRLVVGVGFLLSDALAQVARRFPDKNFVGIDTFAQTIVKQKFPAQYPLPNLMDVVYEEHKGSALVGALGALLAAQYARPHIGGVFGIEIPVLWKFEIGYKWGARWATEWLAKNRPEKAFSYRKDFVLWTYTGTFSDIPKGYAAAKAMYAKNAVAVFNIAGPLGLGINQAVQEIAQAQRLRMGPPFWIGVDANQDWINPGFVIASMMKRVDRGVYYTTRWVRDGQFRDLVHRTQGVVTLGIGTRIAGQLAEGISVSTLEDLDEFIRMGLQAERMTRKKVLPAPPAEIKSKVKTMRNAQPRWVWDAVAELEKKIREAQVTVPMVVTKPDIERWRGELGSRPDRWPAMAHRPFQP; encoded by the coding sequence ATGTGGTCCAGGATCGTTTTGGCGCTGGCGGTGGCTGCGGCCCTGATGGCCCATGGCGCCGGTACGGATGCGGCCCCGGGGCCCTTCAAGATCGCGGTGGTCTCAGACGTGGGCGGCCGAGGGGACCTGAGCTTCAACGACATGGCCTTCAAGGGGGGCGAGGACGCGGAGCGGGACTTCGGGGTCCGCATGGTGGAGCTGGTGAGCAAGGTGGAGGCAGACTACGTCCCCAACCTCACCCGGGCGGCCAGGGATCCCAACGTGCGGCTCGTCGTGGGGGTGGGATTCCTCCTGAGCGATGCCCTCGCCCAGGTGGCACGTCGGTTCCCGGACAAGAACTTCGTGGGGATTGACACCTTCGCACAGACCATCGTGAAGCAGAAATTCCCCGCCCAGTACCCCCTCCCCAACCTCATGGACGTGGTGTACGAGGAGCACAAGGGAAGCGCCCTGGTGGGTGCCCTGGGGGCGCTCCTGGCGGCTCAGTATGCCAGGCCCCACATCGGGGGCGTGTTCGGCATCGAGATTCCGGTCCTGTGGAAGTTCGAGATCGGGTACAAGTGGGGTGCCCGCTGGGCCACGGAGTGGCTGGCGAAGAACCGGCCCGAGAAGGCCTTCTCCTACCGCAAGGACTTCGTGCTGTGGACGTACACGGGGACCTTCAGCGATATCCCCAAGGGCTACGCCGCTGCCAAGGCCATGTACGCGAAGAATGCGGTGGCGGTCTTCAACATCGCGGGGCCTCTCGGACTGGGCATCAATCAGGCGGTGCAGGAGATCGCGCAGGCCCAGAGGCTGCGCATGGGTCCTCCTTTCTGGATCGGGGTGGACGCCAACCAGGACTGGATTAACCCCGGCTTCGTGATCGCCAGCATGATGAAGCGGGTGGACCGCGGTGTGTACTACACCACCCGGTGGGTCCGGGACGGACAGTTCCGGGACCTGGTGCACCGGACCCAGGGGGTGGTAACTCTTGGGATCGGAACCCGCATCGCGGGCCAGCTCGCGGAGGGCATCTCCGTGAGCACCCTGGAGGATCTGGATGAGTTCATCCGCATGGGGCTGCAGGCGGAGCGCATGACCCGCAAGAAGGTGCTCCCCGCCCCGCCCGCGGAGATCAAGTCCAAGGTCAAGACCATGCGGAATGCGCAGCCCCGGTGGGTATGGGACGCGGTGGCGGAGCTGGAGAAGAAGATCCGGGAAGCTCAGGTCACTGTGCCCATGGTGGTCACCAAACCGGACATCGAGCGGTGGCGGGGCGAGCTGGGATCCCGACCGGACAGGTGGCCCGCGATGGCGCACCGTCCGTTCCAACCGTAG